The genomic interval CCGGTCAATAAATTCCTGGTTATCCGCAATAAAACGTTGTTGTTCTTCGTATGCTTTCAACTGGTGTACACGGCGGTCAGCACGCAGCTGGAGATAATGAGTGTATTTGGCTTTGTAATCGTATATTCTGCCCATGGTAACCTCAATGGTACGACTGGTAATGTTATCTACAAATGCACGGTCGTGGGAGATCACCATAACCGCTTTTGCCGAGTTGATCAGGAAATCTTCCAACCATTGTATACTCTCGATATCCATGTGGTTGGTAGGCTCATCCAATAAGATGAGGTCAGGTTTCTTTAACAGAATTTTGGCCAGCTCGATACGCATGCGCCATCCTCCCGAAAACTCAGAGGTTTGACGGGTAAAGTCTTTACGCTCAAAACCTAAGCCTTTGAGTACCTTTTCTACTTCTGCATCATAGTTGGTCTCTTCGATCGAATAAAATTTCTCGCTCAGTTCCGACACCCGTTCAATCAGCTTCATATAATCATCACTGTCGTAATCGGTACGAATAGTAAGCTGTTCATTCAGTTCATCAAGCTCTTTTTGCATCTGGTTTACCTCTTCAAAAGCTTTCATCGTTTCTTCAAAAACGGTAACCTTGTCATCAGTGAGCAAATGCTGTGGCAAATAAGCTATTACTGCGTCTTTTGGCCCGGTGACATTACCAGAAGTAGGTTTAGTCACATCAGCAATGATCTTTAGAATGGTCGACTTACCTGCGCCATTTTTACCCATGAGGGCAATTTTATCGTTCTCGTTTATCGAAAAGGTTACGTCGCTAAACAGGGTGGTTCCGCCAAATGAAACGGAAATGTTGTTTACATTAATCACAGTATGAGAATATTGAGTTATTGGCAAAGATAAGGGAAAGACATCGGATTACAGACCTTATTATTGATGATTTGAATTCCTCTCTTTCCAACATTTGTCATCCGGATAACTAAAAGTAATGAACCTCCTGTCTACCATTTTTATTTTCACGAATAGTATTTTCGGTTATGGAATTTTGACCTTTAAAGCATTTATTAGAAAACGTTTACACAAAGCCTATGAAAAATTGTGTACTCAGCCCATTACTGGATAAAATTCAAAATTTCAATTTTGTTCATGCTGTTATTTGTTTTCACTGTCTCCGGCCAGGAGCCTCTTAGCTGGATTAATAAAAATGCGTATGAACTAAAATCAGATTCGGATTCTACTCACAACGACCTATCGTTTTTACTCCATGAATTAAGAGGTAA from Pedobacter sp. WC2423 carries:
- a CDS encoding ABC-F family ATP-binding cassette domain-containing protein — translated: MINVNNISVSFGGTTLFSDVTFSINENDKIALMGKNGAGKSTILKIIADVTKPTSGNVTGPKDAVIAYLPQHLLTDDKVTVFEETMKAFEEVNQMQKELDELNEQLTIRTDYDSDDYMKLIERVSELSEKFYSIEETNYDAEVEKVLKGLGFERKDFTRQTSEFSGGWRMRIELAKILLKKPDLILLDEPTNHMDIESIQWLEDFLINSAKAVMVISHDRAFVDNITSRTIEVTMGRIYDYKAKYTHYLQLRADRRVHQLKAYEEQQRFIADNQEFIDRFRGTYSKTLQVQSRVKMLEKLEVIEIDEVDTSALRLKFPPSPRSGQYPIIVEELTKTYGDHVVFEKASMVIERGEKLAFVGKNGEGKSTMIKAIMSEIDFEGSLKVGHNAKIGYFAQNQASLLDENLTVFETINQIPLSDGSIKVKDLLGAFMFSGDDTTKKVKVLSGGEKTRLAMIKLLLEPVNVLILDEPTNHLDMKTKDIIKDALKDFDGTLILVSHDRDFLDGLVKKVFEFGNKRVREHFEDIKGFLAYKKMNSLKEIEQG